One Aegilops tauschii subsp. strangulata cultivar AL8/78 chromosome 7, Aet v6.0, whole genome shotgun sequence genomic window carries:
- the LOC109752722 gene encoding receptor kinase-like protein Xa21, translated as MVSAELSMLVSLLLALAASTGSARIPHAGTATSNSSDHSALLSFKSLIRDDPLQALESWGSRSTPMCQWHGVACGRRGRRRGRVVALDLGDLNLLGAVSASVANLTFLRRLHLPGNRLHGAVPSALGHLRYLKRLNLSDNSLDGAIPPSLSRCRQLDSISLGYNRLKGKIPWKLAALPNLGLLELRRNELQGEIPHELGSLHNLVVLDLGHNKLQGTIPSEISSLVNLEFVDISNNRLTGEIPPGIGNLVKLDTLSLNSNQLSGSIPSSVGNLSVLGFLSLATNNLTGSIPALHNLSYLSVLNLANNGLTGCIPPGLGNLTSLSAISLSQNHLTGQIPASLGNLNMLELLYLAFNNLTGLIPHSIGNLPSLAEIDLENNELRGPLPPLLFNLSYLQVINVQSNYNLNGSFPFDMGNNLPGLQVFLAAYNQFHGPIPPSLCNASMIQMIQLLHNSLTGTIPSCLGIRLRSLSVLTIAENRIRATQDADWGFMSSLSNCSNLQVLDLGGNMLEGEIPSSVGTLSTNLEFLNMQDNSITGKIPEVVANLTNLHTLFLDSNHLEGTIPTSLGKLKRLNLLNLGMNDLSGSIPPTFGNLTQLSELKLGGNMLTGSIPSSLLGCPLQKLDLSNNSLVGPIPRDLFLINTLSIYMRIQNNLLTGDLPIELGNLKNIGELDFSGNLISGEIPISLGGCQTLQFLNVSRNNLQGTIPPSIMQMKALLMLDLSHNNLSGSIPGFLGSMEGLASLNLSFNNLDGEVPTDGIFSKAASASASIMGNDGLCDGIPQLKLPHCSNLTTTKPTQKLVIIFSICGAVVLIALVFALSTFYSKSRKMKANKQTSSIGEQYLRVSYAELVSATNGFASENLLGAGSFGSVYKGTMRIDDQQVVIAVKVLNLTQRGASRSFVAECETLKCVRHRNLMKILTVCSSIDSQSRDFKALVYEYLPNGNLDKWLHHHPIEDGENRSLHLRVRLQIAIDVASSLEYLHQHKPMPIIHCDLKPSNVLLDGEMIAHVGDFGLARFLHQDSEKSTSWGSMRGTIGYAAPEYGLGNEVSIHGDVYSYGILLLEMFTGKRPTDSRFGESFGLHKYVQIALPERAAEVIDRDLLAETEDGKESSSNSNSNMDLRIACITSVLCTGISCSQERPTDRIQIGGALKELLAIRDRFDKELCVEGEPAN; from the exons ATGGTGAGCGCAGAGTTGTCCATGCTAGTTTCTCTGCTCCTTGCACTTGCTGCTAGCACGGGGTCAGCACGCATTCCACACGCCGGAACCGCCACAAGTAATTCCAGCGACCACTCTGCTCTCCTATCCTTCAAGTCGCTCATAAGGGACGACCCCTTGCAAGCTCTGGAGTCATGGGGCAGCCGGTCCACGCCCATGTGCCAATGGCACGGCGTGGCGTGCGGCAGGCGGGGACGCCGCCGTGGCCGGGTCGTGGCGCTGGACCTCGGCGACCTCAACCTTCTAGGCGCAGTCTCCGCCTCGGTGGCCAACCTTACATTCCTGAGGAGGCTCCACCTCCCCGGCAACCGCCTGCATGGCGCCGTGCCATCAGCGCTTGGCCACCTGCGATACCTGAAGCGGCTCAACCTGTCGGACAACTCTCTGGACGGCGCTATTCCGCCGTCGCTTTCGCGGTGCCGGCAGCTCGACAGCATCAGCCTTGGATACAACAGGCTGAAAGGGAAGATACCATGGAAGCTCGCAGCTTTGCCCAACCTGGGTTTACTCGAGCTCCGCCGGAACGAGCTCCAAGGGGAGATACCGCATGAGCTTGGCTCCTTGcacaatcttgtggtgctcgatctAGGCCACAACAAGCTTCAAGGAACCATCCCTTCAGAGATAAGCAGCCTCGTGAATCTGGAGTTTGTGGACATTTCAAACAATAGGCTAACAGGAGAAATACCCCCTGGCATAGGTAACCTTGTCAAATTAGACACGCTCTCTCTGAACTCAAATCAATTGTCTGGTTCTATTCCAAGTTCAGTAGGAAATCTCTCGGTGCTGGGCTTTCTTAGCCTGGCCACAAATAACCTGACAGGAAGTATTCCAGCATTACATAATCTTTCATATCTCTCGGTACTCAATTTAGCAAACAATGGCCTGACAGGATGCATCCCACCCGGGTTAGGGAACCTCACATCACTCTCTGCCATATCTCTTAGCCAAAACCATCTAACTGGCCAAATTCCAGCATCACTAGGGAACCTCAACATGCTTGAACTCCTTTATCTGGCATTCAATAATCTTACAGGTCTCATACCTCACTCCATTGGAAACCTACCCTCGCTCGCTGAAATTGACCTCGAAAACAATGAATTAAGAGGGCCATTGCCTCCTTTGCTATTCAATCTTTCGTACCTCCAAGTTATCAATGTACAAAGCAATTATAACCTCAATGGGTCTTTTCCATTTGACATGGGAAACAACCTTCCAGGTCTACAGGTCTTCCTTGCAGCTTATAATCAATTCCATGGTCCTATTCCTCCCTCTTTGTGCAATGCCTCTATGATTCAAATGATCCAGCTCCTTCATAACTCCCTAACAGGAACAATTCCCAGTTGCCTAGGAATTCGCTTGAGGAGCTTGTCCGTATTAACCATTGCCGAAAACCGTATTCGAGCAACACAAGATGCCGACTGGGGCTTCATGTCCAGCCTAAGCAATTGCAGTAATTTGCAAGTGTTGGATTTAGGTGGTAATATGCTTGAAGGTGAAATACCAAGTTCGGTAGGCACCCTCTCCACAAATCTAGAGTTTCTTAACATGCAAGATAACAGCATAACAGGGAAGATTCCTGAAGTAGTGGCGAACTTGACCAATCTGCACACACTTTTTCTAGATAGTAACCATTTAGAGGGTACTATTCCAACCTCTCTTGGCAAGTTGAAGAGACTAAATTTGTTAAACCTAGGAATGAATGACCTATCAGGATCGATCCCTCCCACATTCGGCAATCTTACACAATTAAGCGAACTTAAACTTGGTGGCAACATGCTTACTGGAAGCATACCTTCTAGTCTACTAGGGTGTCCATTACAAAAATTAGACCTTTCAAACAACAGCCTTGTTGGTCCAATACCTAGGGACCTATTCCTTATAAACACATTGTCCATCTATATGAGAATCCAAAACAATCTATTAACCGGGGATTTGCCTATAGAATTAGGTAACCTAAAGAATATTGGGGAACTTGATTTCTCCGGTAATCTGATATCTGGAGAGATTCCGATCTCGCTTGGAGGGTGCCAGACACTGCAGTTTCTGAATGTATCTCGGAACAACCTTCAAGGGACAATTCCGCCATCAATCATGCAGATGAAAGCCCTATTGATGCTTGATCTTTCCCATAATAATCTCTCAGGGAGCATTCCTGGGTTCCTCGGGAGCATGGAAGGGCTTGCTAGTTTGAATCTCTCATTCAACAACTTGGACGGTGAGGTTCCAACAGATGGGATCTTCAGCAAGGCAGCTTCCGCCTCAGCCTCAATTATGGGAAATGATGGTCTGTGTGATGGAATCCCTCAACTGAAGTTGCCACATTGCTCCAACCTCACCACCACGAAACCAACTCAGAAACTGGTCATAATATTCTCCATATGTGGAGCAGTCGTACTTATTGCATTAGTATTTGCACTGTCGACATTCTATAGTAAGAGCAGGAAGATGAAAGCAAACAAGCAGACATCATCCATCGGCGAGCAATATTTAAGGGTTTCTTATGCTGAACTGGTCAGTGCAACTAATGGTTTTGCTTCAGAGAACCTCCTTGGTGCAGGAAGCTTCGGCTCGGTGTACAAGGGAACAATGAGGATAGATGACCAGCAAGTAGTGATTGCTGTGAAGGTGCTCAACCTCACACAGCGAGGTGCATCCCGAAGTTTTGTTGCAGAATGTGAGACCCTGAAGTGTGTTCGACATAGGAATCTTATGAAGATATTGACAGTGTGCTCAAGTATTGATTCTCAAAGCCGTGACTTCAAGGCCCTCGTGTATGAATACCTACCAAATGGAAATTTGGACAAATGGCTACACCACCATCCCATAGAAGATGGTGAAAATAGGTCACTGCATCTCCGTGTGAGACTGCAGATTGCAATTGATGTAGCATCATCCCTCGAATACCTTCACCAACATAAGCCAATGCCAATTATTCACTGTGATCTTAAGCCCagcaatgttctcctcgatggtGAAATGATTGCTCATGTTGGTGATTTTGGGCTTGCAAGGTTTCTACATCAAGACTCAGAGAAATCAACTAGTTGGGGATCAATGAGAGGCACAATCGGCTATGCCGCTCCAG AGTATGGACTGGGCAACGAAGTTTCAATCCATGGTGATGTCTACAGCTACGGCATTCTGTTGCTGGAGATGTTCACTGGAAAAAGGCCAACAGACAGCAGATTCGGAGAATCCTTTGGCCTTCACAAGTATGTGCAAATTGCATTGCCAGAAAGGGCAGCAGAGGTCATAGACCGAGACTTACTAGCAGAGACAGAAGATGGCAAAGAAAGCAGCTCAAACTCTAACAGCAATATGGATCTGAGAATTGCTTGCATCACTTCAGTTCTATGCACTGGGATTTCATGCTCACAAGAGAGACCAACGGATCGCATCCAAATCGGGGGTGCTCTGAAAGAGTTGCTGGCAATAAGAGACAGATTTGACAAGGAGTTGTGTGTGGAAGGCGAGCCAGCAAACTAA